A part of Tigriopus californicus strain San Diego chromosome 10, Tcal_SD_v2.1, whole genome shotgun sequence genomic DNA contains:
- the LOC131889358 gene encoding uncharacterized protein LOC131889358, producing MNNYMPLMRQDSPMVDEMFDGSQMDVADSEDSACAMMTGPSSNSGASTSASGHASTSSSATWASGPTSGTGGPASSLLSELANSDRTVHAEFHNKFGDLFNDRDLD from the coding sequence ATGAATAACTACATGCCGTTGATGCGGCAGGATTCGCCCATGGTGGACGAGATGTTCGACGGATCTCAGATGGACGTGGCCGATTCCGAGGATTCTGCTTGCGCCATGATGACCGGACCCAGTTCCAACTCGGGAGCCTCCACCAGCGCATCGGGACACGCCTCCACCTCTTCTTCCGCCACCTGGGCGAGTGGACCCACTAGTGGCACCGGCGGCCCCGCCTCCTCGCTCTTGTCCGAATTGGCCAACTCGGATCGCACGGTCCACGCTGAGTTCCACAACAAGTTCGGTGACCTCTTCAACGACCGAGACTTGGACTAG
- the LOC131889348 gene encoding CDK5 regulatory subunit-associated protein 3-like: MDEHNLAIDIQLKKLLDWLISRRICNRDWHQDIVPIRSQIGHAIGDMPEHPVIKELLSGTNINYFHCRQIVEILKETEKDSKTFFGSYGSQRMKDWQAVISLYQNQHVYLAEAAQLLSQSVTYEIPGLKKQVAKAVQVQEECDKKEKDNLRKAKDFQHDFDKSCQQLGIPGQHLRQEIIALMKSLPETYQTVASDCRKLKKARELYAHFMRSTMENNAHNDDPSQAKVDFDLQVLPTLDFLIEHGNVTTYQWIHGEAPLSVEAPALDFGPNALEAVNDEAIDFGDDIDFGEDISAAPGEDGQENGGDIDWGDLDEMGPEEGEIDWGEVSQAVDSVEDSAVIGITVEEGGVAGGVARDTEALSLLDNRRTRTLILDDLTELECFIQQRLRELELQDEGKFVLGGGGNMTESEDPHLMRSMVHEIRSVVSVLTAGQLHHLQLIRSSPKYVDRLVDSLKSKLELVDRMHALNQALSDRRDQAIQEQAVSQKKLAVLKAKAKELQSKIEADISARYKNRPVNIMGGAQSV; the protein is encoded by the exons ATGGACGAGCACAACTTGGCCATCGATATTCAGCTCAAGAAGCTCTTGGATTGGCTCATCAGTCGGAGGATCTGCAATCGAGATTGGCATCAAGATATCGTACCT ATTCGGAGCCAGATTGGGCATGCCATTGGGGATATGCCTGAACATCCCGTGATCAAGGAGTTGCTCTCGGGCACGAACATCAACTACTTCCATTGTCGACAGATCGTCGAGATCCTCAAAGAGACCGAGAAGGACAGCAAGACCTTCTTTGGATCCTATGGATCCCAAAGAATGAAAGATTGGCAGGCCGTGATCAGCCTTTACCAAAATCAACACGTCTATTTAGCCGAGGCCGCTCAATTGCTCTCCCAAAGTGTCACCTACGAGATCCCCGGCCTCAAAAAGCAAGTGGCCAAGGCTGTTCAAGTTCAAGAGGAGTGTgataagaaagaaaaggacaatCTGCGCAAGGCCAAAGACTTTCAGCATGACTTTGACAAATCCTGCCAACAACTCGGCATCCCGGGGCAACATCTTCGGCAAGAGATCATCGCCTTGATGAAGAGTCTACCCGAAACCTATCAAACCGTGGCCTCGGATTGTCGAAAGCTTAAGAAAGCCCGAGAATTGTACGCCCATTTCATGAGATCCACCATGGAAAACAACGCCCACAACGACGACCCAAGCCAGGCCAAGGTGGATTTTGACCTCCAAGTTTTGCCCACGTTGGATTTTCTGATTGAGCACGGCAATGTCACCACCTATCAATGGATCCACGGCGAGGCACCTCTGTCCGTGGAAGCACCCGCATTAGATTTCGGCCCTAATGCTCTGGAGGCGGTGAATGACGAGGCCATCGACTTTGGCGACGACATTGATTTTGGTGAAGATATCAGCGCAGCTCCTGGCGAAGATGGCCAAGAAAATGGAGGCGACATTGACTGGGGAGATTTGGACGAAATGGGACCAGAAGAGGGGGAAATCGATTGGGGCGAAGTGAGCCAAGCCGTCGACTCCGTCGAGGACAGTGCCGTGATCGGCATCACGGTGGAAGAAGGGGGCGTGGCTGGAGGTGTGGCTCGCGATACTGAGGCCCTGTCATTATTGGACAATCGCCGGACTCGAACCCTCATCCTGGACGACCTGACCGAGCTGGAATGTTTCATTCAACAACGACTCCGCGAGCTCGAGCTCCAAGATGAAGGTAAATTCGTGCTGGGGGGGGGAGGCAACATGACCGAGTCGGAAGATCCTCATCTGATGCGATCCATGGTTCACGAAATCCGGAGTGTGGTGTCTGTGCTTACGGCCGGTCAACTCCATCACTTGCAGTTGATTCGGAGTTCACCCAAATATGTGGACCGATTGGTGGATAGCTTGAAGTCTAAGTTGGAGCTGGTGGATCGCATGCACGCCCTGAATCAAGCTTTGAGCGATCGCCGTGACCAAGCTATCCAAGAGCAAGCCGtgtctcaaaagaaattggccgtgttgaaagccaaggccaaggaaCTGCAGAGTAAGATTGAGGCGGACATTTCAGCCCGATATAAGAACCGTCCCGTTAACATCATGGGCGGTGCTCAATCCGTGTAA
- the LOC131889344 gene encoding uncharacterized protein LOC131889344 codes for MALAVTIPGPTDLPPEVGAAQNDAIQLGSLQLGPAEPDRQPPPPTLARRRLSSYWIPLRGPRSLAQRLCHACCCDGCGTSQVLPINKVLPVTFNPNESDFLEIRPHRRIRVIHRYGLAAAPPRPVLGPWMPPPGQADQDSLDGLPVQLQRDGSDPVDESEEEDYWFENAAPRRPPIQAPTPRQYPPNRIFNKFEPQQPPCIPGIQPPATRPSRRASVSSVRSRNHSRSPARSHRLSRKVIIPSEQLEDEEEDGETEDSNFRDLLPTVDPLPETDMLAKDPIPSAQSSVMDENFVATVLSDMNDMILNITADSTGHGSPSQSPEPTERLPPTSDSKYVESEPNPNEREHSNISASEVKIVVDGGNLGGHANSAFEGDEEREFTSESTMNGNAFGSHTTSLSDQSVNPAEKSDSSSNQISNGKASRNSSVHESDAGYQRVRNLSQTLALAVSEDLARIENANGEDDSELDSPLPEEQDEGDPLPRNHNPNKDNPSSEDRHALISMHPNPIPSDVISNGDNSISSLGQPLPTRPVIFFIHGVGGSASTWSNQVKYFTEYGYEVIVPDLLGHGFSSVPDNPKSYTFNKLFRDLITIFDHYIVDGRQCVIIAHSYGCSFGAAIARIRPNNVVLLILIACGGPSPLTPPRMFKTMPTILVSCMKPFLRCGFLRQQQYNPRGRQIKFQRAFDVPSYVFKHIMAGQHWPEGDPTFHRRISTPSLLVYGMKDPFVSLVEMCEMERTMPKAFLELVPLAGHMIMLEQPKQLSTMMRRFIEKYYPPP; via the exons ATGGCCTTAGCCGTCACCATCCCGGGGCCGACCGACTTGCCGCCCGAAGTGGGGGCCGCTCAGAACGATGCCATTCAGCTGGGTAGCCTCCAGCTCGGCCCAGCTGAACCGGACCGTCAGCCGCCGCCTCCGACCTTAGCCCGTCGACGGTTGTCGTCCTATTGGATACCTTTACGGGGTCCACGTTCACTGGCTCAGCGCCTGTGCCACGCCTGTTGTTGCGATGGGTGTGGCACGTCACAAGTCCTGCCCATTAACAAAGTCCTGCCCGTGACGTTTAATCCCAATGAATCGGATTTTCTAGAGATTCGACCCCACCGACGAATTCGCGTGATCCATCGTTATGGTTTGGCCGCAGCCCCTCCACGTCCCGTCCTGGGCCCCTGGATGCCTCCACCCGGTCAGGCCGACCAAGATTCCTTGGATGGCCTCCCGGTTCAGTTGCAACGGGACGGCTCTGATCCCGTGGATGAGAGCGAAGAGGAAGATTATTGGTTCGAAAACGCGGCCCCTCGTCGTCCACCCATTCAAGCACCCACGCCCCGTCAGTACCCGCCCAATCGGATCTTCAATAAATTTGAACCCCAACAGCCCCCATGCATTCCTGGCATTCAACCCCCCGCCACCCGTCCATCCCGGCGTGCATCCGTTAGCAGTGTGCGGAGCCGCAACCATAGCCGTTCGCCGGCCCGATCTCATCGGTTGTCTCGAAAGGTTATCATTCCGAGTGAACAACTCgaagatgaagaggaggatggGGAGACCGAGGATAGCAATTTCAGGGATCTACTGCCCACCGTCGATCCCTTACCCGAGACCGACATGTTGGCTAAGGACCCGATTCCATCGGCTCAATCTTCGGTCATGGACGAAAATTTCGTCGCAACTGTCTTGTCCGATATGAATGACATGATTTTGAATATTACCGCCGATTCCACGGGCCATGGATCGCCGAGTCAGAGTCCCGAACCAACGGAGCGGTTGCCGCCTACGTCTGATTCCAAGTACGTTGAGTCCGAACCTAATCCGAATGAACGTGAGCATTCCAATATATCCGCCAGTGAAGTTAAAATTGTTGTAGATGGCGGAAATTTAGGAGGTCATGCGAACTCGGCCTTCGAAGGCGACGAAGAACGCGAATTTACCTCCGAATCGACGATGAACGGGAATGCCTTTGGGAGTCACACTACTAGCCTGTCAGATCAATCGGTCAATCCAGCCGAGAAGTCCGACTCTTCGAGCAATCAGATAAGCAATGGCAAAGCCAGTCGAAACTCATCAGTCCATGAATCGGATGCTGGCTACCAACGGGTCAGAAATCTATCACAAACTCTCGCTCTTGCCGTAAGCGAGGATTTGGCCCGAATCGAAAATGCTAACGGTGAAGACGATAGTGAACTAGATTCGCCACTTCCAGAAGAGCAAGATGAAGGTGACCCCTTGCCTCGGAATCACAATCCCAATAAAGACAACCCATCGTCGGAAGACCGTCATGCTCTCATCTCCATGCATCCCAATCCAATACCGTCTGACGTAATCTCAAATGGTGATAATTCAATAAGCAGCTTAGGGCAGCCCCTCCCAACCCGACCTGTGATATTTTTCATCCATGGCGTGGGTGGCTCTGCCTCCACGTGGTCCAACCAAGTCAAATACTTTACTGAGTACGGCTATGAAGTCATAGTTCCTGATCTATTGGGCCATGGGTTCTCGTCGGTTCCCGACAATCCCAAGTCCTACACGTTTAATAAACTGTTCCGTGACCTCATTACCATCTTCGACCACTATATCGTGGATGGCCGCCAATGTGTTATCATCGCCCATTCGTATGGGTGTTCATTTGGCGCAGCCATTGCTCGAATCCGTCCCAACAATGTGGTGTTACTGATTCTCATTGCCTGCGGGGGTCCCTCACCCCTTACCCCGCCTAGAATGTTCAAAACCATGCCCACCATACTCGTGTCTTGTATGAAGCCTTTCCTCCGGTGCGGCTTTCTCCGTCAACAGCAATACAATCCACGTGGgagacaaatcaaatttcagagAGCCTTCGATGTGCCCAGTTACGTCTTTAAACACATCATGGCCGGTCAGCATTGGCCCGAGG GAGACCCTACTTTTCATCGTCGGATATCCACGCCGTCCCTCTTGGTTTATGGAATGAAAGACCCGTTTGTGTCACTGGTAGAAATGTGTGAAATGGAGCGAACCATGCCCAAGGCTTTTCTCGAATTAGTCCCCTTGGCTGGACACATGATCATGTTGGAACAACCTAAGCAACTCAGCACGATGATGAGACGgtttattgagaaatattaTCCTCCTCCGTGA
- the LOC131889352 gene encoding target of rapamycin complex subunit lst8-like: MSAPVPGGRRGSANPAAKALGNQPAPGQDLNGGMSPSGQVILATAGYDHTIKFWEVGTGQCLKTLQHADSQVNALEISPDGQLLAACGYQHIRMFDVLGTNPNPVVNYEGVSKNVMDVGFQEECKWMYTAGEDGTVKIWDLGMRNLSCQRIYDAHAPVNSAVLHPNQQDLILGDQNGVVHVWNLRSDQSEQYIPQAGCSVQSVAVDSQGLHMACVTNQGTLHVWDLPSGEKNPALAEQRQKITAHKRYGLKCKFSPDSSALATSSADQSTKLWRPKDLTHITDLHKSGQRWVWDMAFSNDSQYLFTASSDCIARLWSLAKNEVKCEYVGHSKALTCLAFRDRLVT; the protein is encoded by the exons ATGAGTGCGCCCGTGCCTGGCGGCCGACGGGGCAGTGCCAATCCGGCGGCCAAGGCCCTGGGCAACCAGCCGGCTCCCGGCCAAGATTTGAACGGCGGAATGAGTCCCAGCGGTCAAGTGATTCTAGCCACGGCTGGATATGACCACACTATTAAATTTTGGGAAGTGGGCACGGGGCAGTGTCTGAAGACGCTGCAGCACGCCGACTCGCAAGTCAATGCCTTAGAAATCAGTCCGGATGGGCAGCTCTTGGCCGCATGTGGCTATCAGCACATCCGCATGTTTGACGTATTGGGCACCAATCCCAATCCGGTCGTCAACTACGAGGGCGTGAGTAAGAATGTCATGGATGTGGGCTTTCAGGAAGAATGCAAGTGGATGTACACCGCCGGCGAGGACGGCACGGTCAAGATTTGGGACTTGGGCATGCGAAACTTAAGTTGTCAGCGCATCTACGATGCTCATGCTCCGGTCAACTCGGCCGTGTTGCATCCTAATCAACAAGACCTCATCTTAGGCGATCAAAATGGCGTGGTTCACGTGTGGAATCTCCGTTCCGACCAGAGTGAGCAGTACATCCCGCAAGCCGGATGCAGCGTCCAATCCGTGGCCGTCGATAGTCAGG GATTGCACATGGCTTGCGTCACCAATCAAGGCACGCTTCACGTGTGGGACTTGCCTAGTGGGGAGAAAAATCCGGCCTTGGCTGAACAGCGCCAGAAGATCACGGCCCACAAGCGCTACGGGCTCAAATGTAAATTCAGTCCGGATTCGTCGGCTCTGGCCACGTCTTCGGCCGATCAGAGCACCAAGCTCTGGCGGCCCAAGGATCTGACACACATTACG GACCTCCATAAGAGTGGCCAGCGTTGGGTTTGGGATATGGCCTTTTCGAATGACTCCCAGTATCTTTTTACTGCCAGTTCTGACTGCATCGCTCGACTGTGGTCCTTGGCCAAGAACGAGGTCAAGTGCGAATATGTGGGCCATTCCAAAGCTCTCACGTGCTTGGCCTTCCGAGATCGACTTGTGACATAA